A stretch of DNA from Leopardus geoffroyi isolate Oge1 chromosome B3, O.geoffroyi_Oge1_pat1.0, whole genome shotgun sequence:
TGCCACATGGAAGCTTTTGGCTGCTTTCCTCTGTGTAGGTTAcccacccccttctcccagcAGCCCAGCAGCCCCCTTCCTGTAATTCTTGCAGGACCTCTAGGTGAGCTGGGTCCCCTGTgtgccctggggaggagggagcccccTGAGCAGCCACTGACTAGAGAGCTGGCCTGGCTTGGGGGCACTGAATGACAGGTCTACCTGTATGAGTGTTAAGGACCAGGAGAGATGTCCACCAGGGCTGATAGAGGATGAGTCCTGCCTAGAAACCTTTCCCACAGAAGCCTGAACTTGTGCTGTAACGCtgatgctggggtgcctgggtgtctcagtcagttaagcatccaactcttgatttcggcttgggtcatgatctcatagtcatgagattgaggcccacattggaCTTCgcactggatgtggagcctgcttaagattcttctcttctcttctcatgtcttctcttctctctctctccctctctcctcccccctcccccctccccctcccctctcccctctcccctctcccctctcatctgcccctcctctgcttgcactctctttctaaaataaaataaataaggggtgtctgggtggctcagtcatttaagcatctgactactgGTTtcctccactcaggtcatgatctcacagttcatgagtgagagccccacattaggttctatgccgacagcacagagcctgcttgggatttctctctccctctctctcggtctctcctCCACtaacgttctctctctctctctctgtctctttctgtctttctcagaaaccataactttttaaaataaagtaaatgttaaaaatatataaggctGATACAGTGGGTGTCACTGTCACCTTGCTCTTAAAGCCTtctttttgatttcatttttctgaacatCTATAAACAAATGTCAGTTTGtctaaaggaaaaacaacagacacacagataagAATGAGTTTGTCAGAGTccttcttcctacttttctttagAAGGTGATCTTACTCTGGGCTGGGGAGGActacagagggagaaagagatttcCAGTATAAGGCCCGAGGAGAAGAGCCAGGGagtctggggagcctgggtgctcTATCACGCTGGGGTTAGAAAGTGAGTTGAGAGGCTTCTTCTAGGGAACATTCCCTCCACAGGGACCTCAAGAGTAATTCTGGGGGTGAGGGAAGTTCCCCAGGTcctgccctctcttcctctcccctggaGCACTGGGAGCGAGCTCAGGGGCCTCCTGTGGAAGAGGTGAGCAGTGCCCCCCACCTCCATGGCACTATATATGGTCCAGCACTAGCTAGTGGGAAAGGGCCCAAGAAGACACAGCAAAGACCTAGACAACCCCAGGAAGTCTGTCCACCGGTGATAGCCTGTGGTGTGGACTTAGCAGATGGGGCTAGACCTCCCCAACCCCCTCACTCCCAGCAACTTGGGGGAAGAACAGGCAGCAGGACTTGCCTAAAGGAAGAGTAGCCCAGTCCCCAAAACCTACTCGATGGGGGACACAGTTGTGCCAAAGGCCATTTGGTTCCTCTAGGCAAACCTGATGCTAGCTGGGATCTATAGTGTGGGTGAGTCTGTTGCTGACCATCATGAAGGCTGCATGGCCATGTCTGCAGTGACCTGTATGGGCACATCTCTCTAACCAGTTCTTTAATCCATGTTGAATCTGGTGCTTCCAGCAGGTTCCACCAGAAAAGCTGTTCCTCAGCATGTTTCTTctttcactgacttttttttttttttttttaacgtttatttatttttgagacagagacagagcatgaacaggggaggatcagagagagagggagacacagaatccgaaacaggctccagactctgagctgtcagcacagagcccgacgtggggctcgaactcacggaccgtgagatcatgacctgagccgaagtcggacacttaaccgactgagccacccaggcgcccctttcactGACTTCTAAAgattctccatactgtttccatttCTCCCCTAATATCTTCTCTACACTGTTCCAGACATACCTTCCACCTGTGCTAAGGATGTGACTATGGTCCAGCCCTGTCTGCTGGTACTTGCCATAAAGAtgagtatttgtttgtttgtttgtttgttaataatgtttatttttgcgagagagagagaggcagagtgtgagtgggggaggagcagagagagagggagacacagaatctgaagcaggctccagcctcccagctgtcagcacagagcccgacatgggagatatgacctgagccaaagtcagacgcttaaccaactgagccatccaggtgcccctaaagatgaCCGTTTTAAAAGGATTGCAGTGCTTTCCATGTTTCAGGATGGGAGTGGGGTATAACCCTTTGGGTTGTCTGGACACTTCTGGAGAAAGAGTTAAGTGTATGGAAGGAGAAGGGCCCAGGTAAACAAGTTTGGTGCCTTCTAGCAGCCTGGGATTGTGTGAACCaccccttatgttttcttcaaatacttgagcacatttgtgtgtgtgtgtgtgtgtgtgtgtgtgtgtgtgtgtgtgtgtgtgtgttgaattctTGTACTAAACGTGTGGAGTAGGCAGGCCGTGTGTTCTTTGATTAATCTTTCTATCTTGGCATCAGTAGGCAACTGGTGCCTGAATCCTTGTCTGTACCCAAACTCTTTCCTGAATGTTGCACCTTATGGCCATGAGACTGGCTCCAGCAAGTGGCATGGAAGGAGTGATCTCCAGTGCCAGCCTGGGACACAGGAGTCGTAAGGCTTTGGAGAAGTAactgtgtgtctctgtccctaCTGTCCCCTAAAGAATCCTGAGTGTGCCATCAGCTTATTCTGTCACCTTCCTATTCtgaaactcagttttctcatctgcaaaatgaggatgtTGAACTAGCTGGTCTCCATGGTGCCTTCCACCTTGGTCATTCCCTccctggggaagaggaaggaacactaaAGAATCCAGTGACTACCTAAGGTTGACTCATCTGCATTCCCAGCTCCAGACTGACTTGGATCCAATCCAGACCCACTAGGCAACCTTATAAATAAATGGCTCATGGTACCTGATAGGGAGGTTTTTGTGCAGGTGAATGCTGTGATTACAGGAGCCCTAAGGGAACGAGTATTTTGTTGAGCCTCTCCTACATGCCAGGGATAAAGTGAGCTCTTTATCCTGGAGGTAGATGGTATCTgcattgtacagatgaagaaactgagatttggAGAGGTGAAACCACTTCCCTAAGTCAAGCGTAAAGCTAGGGTACAGACTCTGGTGTACCCAGCTGAAGCCTGTTCTCTTCCCCATGTGTGGTGTCACCTTGCCCTGCTGGGCCACATCTGTCTATGGCTGGGAATTTCTCCTTTGGGGGGCTGAGGTGCATAGAGATGGGGGGCATCTCAAGTGCTGGGGCCTGACTCTAGGTACCTTGGTTGATAGGAAAGTTTTAAGATTTGGCTCCTGTCTCTGGGGTTTTATACAGTCCAGGTGGAGGGAGTAAGTTCAGATTGTGGGAACGATGTAAGGCAGGGGGTCCTGTCCCCATAGGACttctgaggaaggaaaggggagtgaAGAAATAGAGGAATTCACAAGATGAGTGCCCTTTAGTTAAGGAATGtggaaggggaggggtgcctgggtggctcagtcggttaagcatctgttaagcatctgactcttgatttcagctcaggtcatgatcttgtggtttcatgagttcgagccccgagtcgggctccatgctgacagcgtggagcttgcttgggattttctctctctctctctctctcaaagtaaataaataaacttaaaaaaaaaagaaagaaagaaaaaggagtgaggaaggggaaggggagtgcCGAGGGGCAGCACAAGCAGCTGCCTGAGGCAGGCCTGTGTGGGTGCTTGTCTGGGGCCTGGAATagttggggctggggctggggcaggacctGATGGGGTTGGGAGCGGGAGGGAGGGTGGGCTCTGCAACCTCTTGTCCTCTCCACATGTAGTTGACCAGCCTGCTAAGGTTATACATCCTGCCACCTCTGGTTTGCCGGCTTCTTCTTATTCTTCCCCCATTACTCCAGCTGGCATCCTAAACAAGTGCCTGGGGAAGGGACTGGCTACTGAATGAACAGTGGCAGTTCTTTACCCACCCATGGGGCCAGCGAGGCCACCCGGGTACCATTCTTTCTGTCCCCACAGCAAGGTGGATTGCTGATGGCATAGATGACTAAGTCAGGGTCCCTGGATCTTATCCAGCTCAGCTCCTAAGCTGCATGCTCCCtatctgggccttagtttccctgTTTGCACAAGGGGATAGGCAGAGGGCACATCATCTTCCAGGGCAACCAAGGTCAAGTGAGAACCAAGAAGAGTATTCAGGTTAGGCTTCCTGTGACCTGGCAGAAAGGGACCTCCCACCTAATCCATAACTGCCTGACCTCAGCTTATTCCCTGAGAGGTGGCCAGGGACAGGGTGGTAGCTCTGCATTGTAGCATTTTGGACACTTGAGAACCTAAAACATGGAGGCAGAGGAAAAAGGTCATCTGGCCCAGCAGGAAGGTTGGAAACAAGGATCCTAACTGGGAATGAGGGAAAGCTCCCCTATACTCACCctcaaccccacccccagcccgtgCAGGAAATTTTGTGCTGAGAACTTGCTATTTAAGGGGGCCTCTGGGGAGGTCTGGTCAGAAAGGAGCCATTTGAGGAAGGGTTTAAAATTAGCCTGGGTGAAATGGGTGGCCCCTGGGGAGAACTGAGGCAGAGGTTTCTGTGGGGCGGCTCTGGCTCCACATCTTTGACCAAAGCCACGTCTCGGGGAGGAGGGAGTAGTACTGATCCAGGTTCTTCCAGCAGGGCCCTGGCTGGCTTGCGCTCTTTGAGTCCATCTTCGGGGGGTGGGCTGAGTGCCCATGTTCTGGCACCCAAAAGCAGCCTGGATGAgtagtcaggagacctgggtttgcTGCATGACCCAAATAAGTCACTTCTGTTTGGTGGTATGCGTGTAAATTAAAGGTTCTTTCATCAAAGGGCAGGGGTGTAGAGGACTGTTGCTCTCTGGAGCCCAGGAGCTGGGTTTACGCTACCCTGGAGCTcaggctgtccagtttttcccagGTGCTTCTGGCAACAGGGCCATGCTCGAGAACTGTGTATACAGCAATGCGAGCTGCCAAGGCCTATGAAATGTGCAGAATCTTCACCCCAGGCCTGGAAGCAGAGGCGTGTCTGGTGAGGGAAAGGCATGACCAAAGGGGGAAGATGCATCCTAAATGGCAAAGGATCCTGCTTGGTATGCTTCTTGGCAAAAACCCACGCAAGAGAAGAAGCTTGTCCTCATCCATTCTTTATTAGCCACGTGCTGGGCTCATTCTTGTGTGGGTGGGGCTAGTGACACTGGTTGGGGTGGTTGCCTTTGCCATTCCTGGCTCTGTTGTTCAGATCTGTGTGTTGACTGGGCAGAGGTAGAGTGGTGGGGGTGTCTGTGCCTGtcggcctgcctgcctgcctgcattGGGTGTAGCTTTGCCTAGCTGCCCAGGCTCCTGATTCAAGCCACTGACTTTGAAAAGGCTGTCGTGTGGGTTTGGCAGGCCATCACTGGAATATGGAGCAAGTTTTTTGGTGCCTCTGAAGAAGGGAATGTGGCCCATTGTAGGTAGGGCATCTAAATGGTATCAAGAAAGGCcacagggcagggaggcaggctgaGGCGCATGAGCTTTTTCTTATACTGGCAGGGGTGAGTTCAGAAGATCTATGCTTGGTTTGCTTGGTGGTATGAAATgagacttgaggggcgcctgggtggctcagtccgttaagtgtctgactcttgatttcggctcagggcatgacctcccgggattttggctcaggtcatgatctcgggttcgtgagttccagtcccttgtcgggctctgtgctgacagtacaaaccctgcttgggattgtctctctaccctctctctccctgccccttcccggcttgctctctttaaataaataaacaaacattttaaaaattttttcaaaaaagagacTCGAAATCGGGTGTCAAGTGTATAGGGAAGCTCTATTCATTTGGATTTTTCACAACTTAGCTacagttttaatatatatttctaaggGATCTAAACGATGGGAAATCCTCCCTCCCTGTTATAATTATTGGCTGATCTGGCCTTGCTAGTTGAGCATCTGGTGCCAGCAGCATTTAACTAGCAGTAATAACTTAGAGTGCCTGCCAACCCTCTTAGGGACCTCACCCACAGTTCAGGAGGTCGGGTTTGGTTGGAGTCACAGGATGGACACCTGGTGTCTAGCTTTGGCTTTCCCATCAGCTTGTAACCATGTTGATGGCAAGGCTCATAACTTATAGCACCATCTGCCTCACTTGAAGCCGGTAAGATTGTACTCATTCTTCAAAACCCAGCATAATTGTTCCATCTCTGACTCCTTAACCAGGTCTcttattcagtaaacatttaatacAGCACCATGCTAAGACCTGGGCATAGAGGCAAACATACAACATATTCCCTGCCATCGAAGAGCTTACATCTAGCGTAGAAAGCACTAGGAGGTGGATGTGAACACGCCAGGCCTTCTGTTGAAATCACTCCAGGTGTAGTGTGGTATAGGGCTTACTATCCATTTACATCCTTGCCTCTTCTCTAGACTAGGCAGAGACTCTCAATCTGGGGTCCATTTGTAtcttctgaaaaatatatatgttttgacTTGTGTATTCTTGGGGGTAAGACACCATAGCTTTCTTCAAGTCTCAGGAATCCTTGATCTGAAAAAGGATCCTTGATCTGTGTGCTTATGACACAGGGCTCTCCCCTCTTACAGCTCTTTAGCTCAGTCTGTGTACAGAGGTGCTTAGCAGGTGCTTGTTGAGTCAACTGCAGGATGAAtgtagagaaaggaaagggtaCAGAAAGGGCTCTGAAAAGTTAAGTACTATGAAACTCTGAGTGTTCATTTGCCTTGGCCTCCAAAGGAAGCCCAGGAAATACAGATTTCCTCCTTAAACTCTGGAAGGATTTTAGttccttcctggaggaagagctATCATCCCTGTCTACTGTGGTCTCTGTCACCAGGTCCGAACACTATTCGTCAGTGGCCTCCCTGTGGACATTAAACCCAGAGAACTCTACCTGCTCTTCAGGCCGTTCAAGGTGAGTCTGGACCCAGCCACCCACAGGCAGAGCCTAGGATGGAGGAGAAGCATCAGGAGTGAATCCGACCTGGATTGGGCAGCAGGAAGGCAGAGGGCAGTGTGTCAGAAACTGATCGCAGACCCAGCTCTCTGTCCTGGTTGTGTTAATTCACATGTTGCTTTCGTCAATTGCTTAGCCCTTCTGAGCCTCTcattcctcatctgcaaagtggaaaCAAGAGAGAATCTCAGTAGGCTTTGCCATATAAGGAATCTTTGAGATTCAGTGTAGTCTTTTCAGTTCAAGTTTTGAGAAAACTTTAAGAAGGTGGGGTCTGTGCTTCCACATTACAAGTTAGCGGAGCAAGTGGGAATTTACACACGAAATGATGAACGCTACCACATGATGCCCACATCGTGTGCTACACCATGTGATGCAGAACACAAGGGCAGAGGGCGCTCAACACTGGTGGAGGTCAGGGTGGTGGACACGTGGTGGGAGTGGTGTGAGAATGATGCAGGCAAGCACTGGTGGAGAAAGGGGGGCTGACGTCATGGGTGGCTGGGCTAGCACAACAGGCTTCTGACCTTCCCTGTGATAACCACCTCTCTCTGCAGGGGTATGAAGGGTCCCTGATCAAACTCACATCGAGACAGGTAATTTCtctccaaagtttttttttttcctcccagccCAGACCGACTACTGAGCTTGGACCTGAGCCTGCTACCTTTTCCTCATCTCGAGGCGTTTGGCAGCTGAGACCTGCTCTTTCTCATCGTGTTTCTGTTCTGAACTGATGAAAGAGCGACCTCCACAGGTCCCCTCTCCTTACCAGTCAGCTTCAGGTCCTCCCTCTCTGGTTTTTGAGAAGCTTTCAACCTGTTGCCCCTTTACCAAACCTGGGGTCTTCCCATGTCCTTAATACATTGGTGCCCCCTTTCATGCTGGCGAAAACACTGGAACTTAATTACttgcatgcattaaaaaaaaagatttaccaaGAGGGTGATGTTTAATGCAGTGGGATAAAGCTGTATTGGAATCATTTCCCACAATATAGTACCTGGATGGGAGACTTTGGGTGCATGAGAAACTTCTACTGTTCTAGCTGAACATAGGATATAGGCaagaagttgtttttgttttttgtttttgctttgttttatttttgaggggaaaatGGAATGTTGGGAGAGATATGAggatgttctctctttctcctactAGCCTGTTGGTTTTGTGATCTTTGACAGCCGAGCAGGAGCAGAAGCAGCCAAGAATGCATTGAATGTGAGTAGACAAGGCTTTCTCTGACCCACAGACCTCTAGACAACAAGTATTCCTGTTCTATCTTTTACAAACTTTCCCCCACTCCATGCCACTAAAAAGGGCCTACAGATATACCTTAATCCCCCAACATCTGGGGCAAAGTCCACAGCTGCTTTGTCTATCAAACGCCACTACTCACAAGGTCCAAGCAGTGTGTCGTCTGTCTTGGCACCTGCATGGGTGAGTCTTTTAGGCAAGATCGTTTCTGGGGCCCTTCTGTACCTGTTGCAGTGGACAGACTGTCTGAGTCCTACAAAGTAaagtcttttccttcctttccttcccttcccttctcttcccttctcttctcttgtaGGGTATTCGCTTTGATCCTGAGAACCCGCAGACCCTGAGGCTAGAGTTTGCCAAAGCCAACACCAAGATGGCCAAGAACAAGCTAATGGCTACACCAAATCCTACCAACGCTCACCCCGCCCTAGGAGCACACTTCATTGCACGGGACCCCTGTGAGTGGTGCTCAGAGCCATCATCTGCTGTCCAGCTATTGTCTGCTGTCCTTTTACTTGCCCCAGGCAAGGGGCCTGAGTGCAGTTGCATACAGAGGGAAGTTGTTGAGATTCTCGAGGGAGTCAGTCCTTTCCAGGAGGCTTCTTGTATCCACAGCCACCTGTCTCTGCGGGTTCcatgcttccttcctccccttgtAGCCTTTGCTAGGCTCCGGACAGACTGagctcctgagctgtcagcattgcCCAACTTctctgaagccttctctgatttttcttgGTTGAGATGGGCAGAAGCCCATCTAAgggcttcttctttttctttttttttttttaaagagcgtgagttattttttatttattattttcttaatgtttgtttattttcgagagagagacagagacagagcatgagctggggaggggcagggagagagggagacacacaatctgaagcaggccccaggctcctagctgtcagcacagagcctaatgcagggctcaaactcatgaaccgtgagatcatggcctgagctgaagtcggacgcttaaccgactgagccacccaggcgcccctcatctgagGGCTTCTTAAAGCAGATAGGATGCTCACCATGCCAGGCCAAGTTAacatggctttttttcccccgGTCTTTCGGTCCTTGAGGGAAGTCTGGCCTGAGTAGGGAGCTTATGCTTCAACTGTAGTGATAGGTCCCCTTCTCTGTTTGGAATAGTAGTGGAAGGGGAGACCAGTGTTCTGACAATGGGGGCTGTTGTCTCCCATTGTAGATGACCTTATGGGGGCTGCTCTGATCCCCGCATCCCCAGAGGCCTGGGCCCCCTACCCTCTGTACACCACAGAGCTGACCCCAGCCATCTCACACGCTGCATTCACCTACCCAGCTGCcactgctgctgccgctgccgcccTACATGCTCAGGTAAGCCCCTctgggggagaggcggggagaggaTGAAGGAGGCTCTAAGCTGGCCAGACTTTGTTCCTGAATGGCCACAGGGCCACTCATGCCTCTAGAGCTGCAGAACTGCCATCTCCCACGACATTCTCTTTAGGGCTTCGGAtcagacagaggagagggagaggattaGCTGTGAGGCCACATCGGGGATCTGAGGCAGAATGTGAGTGTGAGAGAGACCCAGCCATGGTCCCACCACCCACTGAACATGTGCAGGCGGGTGCCATACTGCGTTCTGCCTGTGGTGACAGCCACAAATCAGATCCCAACCCGAGTGTGCTCTGTGGAGCCGGGccgcctgcctctgcctctctggtCTTTACAAACTTcagaaagcacttaaaaattCCTGACTTTTTTACTATCTAGAAGAATGAGCACAATATTATCTGCGTCAGGGTTGTTGAGAGAATGAGATGTTAACACCTGTGAAGGGCCGGCA
This window harbors:
- the RBPMS2 gene encoding RNA-binding protein with multiple splicing 2 isoform X1, with protein sequence MSNLKPDGEHSTSTGTGTGSGSGGTLEEEVRTLFVSGLPVDIKPRELYLLFRPFKGYEGSLIKLTSRQPVGFVIFDSRAGAEAAKNALNGIRFDPENPQTLRLEFAKANTKMAKNKLMATPNPTNAHPALGAHFIARDPYDLMGAALIPASPEAWAPYPLYTTELTPAISHAAFTYPAATAAAAAALHAQVRWYPSSDTTQQGWKYRQFC
- the RBPMS2 gene encoding RNA-binding protein with multiple splicing 2 isoform X2, with product MSNLKPDGEHSTSTGTGTGSGSGGTLEEEVRTLFVSGLPVDIKPRELYLLFRPFKGYEGSLIKLTSRQPVGFVIFDSRAGAEAAKNALNGIRFDPENPQTLRLEFAKANTKMAKNKLMATPNPTNAHPALGAHFIARDPYDLMGAALIPASPEAWAPYPLYTTELTPAISHAAFTYPAATAAAAAALHAQVLSPQLEAPAPLGRKPL